A region of the Deltaproteobacteria bacterium genome:
CTGGCAGGGAACCTCATGGCGCGACACACCCACGAACCGCCTCAAGGCCGAAGGTAAAGCAGTCGAGATGACCGAGCAGATCAAGGCCGGGACGTTCAACTATTTGAAGTGGTTTCCCAAGGGCAACCGAGCCAGTGAGTTTGGCGGTAAGCCGGTGGTGCCGGTAGAGGTCGTGAACAAACCCCTGACTGTCCGGCAGTTCTACGAGCAGTGGATTGAGAAGAAGAAACCGCCGTTTGTGCGTATAGGCTTACAGCGCAACTACAAACAGGACTTCAAAGCATACATTTTGCCGTTTATGGGCGACGCGGAGTTGAATGCGGTGACCGTTGAAACACTGGAGAACTTCCGTATTCACCTGGTTGATGAGCAACAACTCGCGTTAAAGACGGCGCGAAATATCATGGACGGTTCGCTCCGAGCAATGATTCGGGATGCTGGGCGGCGTATCGAGCGAAACCCGTTTAATGATCTTCCAGCAAACTGGTGGCCACGATTACCACAACATGAACCCGATCCGTATACGGAACAGGAGCGCGACGCGATTTTGGAGTATTACCGCAACAATCGCCCGCATTGGGCTTATGCGTTCACGTTCTTTCGGTTCTGGACGGGAGCCCGACCGAGCGAAGCCACGGCGCTCAAGTGGGGCAGCGTCGATCTAGCGAACGCCAAGGCAACGTTTGCACTGTCGCGGCACCTCGGTGAAGAGAACGCGCCGAAGACGCGAGCAAGCCGACGAACCGTGACGCTGTTACCGAACGTGGTGGACCTGTTAAAAAGCATTCTGCCGCTGCGTGTGGAGCCGAACGGCTACGTTTTCACCGACGGTCAAGGCAAACCCATAGATCAATCTGAATTCGCCCGTGGATTTCAAGCCGTGTTGCGCGTGCTCAAGATTCGCCCGCGACCGTTCTACAACACCCGGCACACTTTCATCAGCATTGCGCTGACACTCGGCTGCAATCAAAAGTGGATTGCTGAGCAAACCGGAACGAGTATCGCCATGATTCAGGAACGCTACGGCAAGTTCATCCGAGACAACGGCGATGCGCTGTTACGGGCCTACGTTGCGCAATCGAAATCGGCGACAACCGAAAGAAAACCGGAACCTTTACCGAAACCTTCTCGCGTGGAAGCTCTAAGCAGTGGAAATCATTGGCGCGCCCGACAGGAATCGAACCTGTACTTAGGGCTTCGGAGGCCCTCGTGATATCCTTTTCACTACGGGCGCGCGGTGGCCTGTTTTGTAACACTCGCCTAGGAGCCAGTCAACGTATGTGGCCGATGGGTGTCGGCGCAAATCTCGCTTAGCACGCCGAGCATTTCACCATGAATCGCGCCGTTGGAAGCAAGTGTCTGGTTGCCGGTTAGCGAAAATTCATCGCCGGTGAAATCGCTCAACTGGCCGCCGGCTTCATGGACGATCAACGTCCCGGCTGCGACGTCCCACGGTTTGAGGTTGAGCTCCCAAAAGCCATCGATGCGCCCGCAGGCGACATAGCACAGGTCCAGGGCTGCGGCGCCGGCCCGCCGAATGCCTTGGGTGCGCGTCATGAAGGCCTCGAAGAACGACAAATAGTATTTGGCCTTTTCCCGATGGTCGTAGGGAAAACCAGTGGCGAGCAGTGATCTATCCAGTTCGCTAGTCAGCGAAACTCGAATCGGATTGCCATTGAGCGTGGCGCCGCTGCCGCGCACGGCGCGAAAACATTCACGCCGCAGCGGATCGTAAACCAAACCAAGGATCGTTTGGTGATTGAAAGTAAGCGCGATCGAGACGCAGAACTGCGGATAGCTGTGAGCGAAATTGGTGGTGCCGTCGAGTGGGTCGAGGATCCAGCGATAACCGTTTTCGCTGCCAACGAGATCGGTC
Encoded here:
- a CDS encoding inositol monophosphatase, with translation MAHDIVNFLNVAWEAANTAGTLIRDNWQEPKQIDFKGAIDLVTTVDREAERRIVEILQQHFPGHSILAEEETDLVGSENGYRWILDPLDGTTNFAHSYPQFCVSIALTFNHQTILGLVYDPLRRECFRAVRGSGATLNGNPIRVSLTSELDRSLLATGFPYDHREKAKYYLSFFEAFMTRTQGIRRAGAAALDLCYVACGRIDGFWELNLKPWDVAAGTLIVHEAGGQLSDFTGDEFSLTGNQTLASNGAIHGEMLGVLSEICADTHRPHTLTGS